From Nicotiana tabacum cultivar K326 chromosome 22, ASM71507v2, whole genome shotgun sequence, one genomic window encodes:
- the LOC107812969 gene encoding premnaspirodiene oxygenase-like has translation MQFFNFFSLFLFVSFLFLFKKWKNSNSQTKRLPPGPWKLPILGSMLHMLGGLPHHVLRDLAKKYGPIMHLQLGEVSLVVISSPGMAKEVLKTHDLAFANRPLLVAAKIVCYNGTDIAFSPYGNYWRQMRKICLLELLSAKTVKSFNSIRQDEVHRMIEFFRSSSGKPVNVTKRIALFTNSMTCRSAFGQEYKKQDEFVELVKKVSHLIEGFDVADIFPSLKFLHVLTGMKAKVMNIHNEIDAILENIINEHKKTSKSDGESGGEGIIGVLLRLMKEGGLQFPITNDNIKAIIFDLFGGGTETSSTTINWAMVEMMKNPSVFSKAQAEVRKILRGKETFDEIDVEEFKYLKMVIKETFRLHPPLPLLLPRECREETDLNGYTIPLKTKVVINAWAMGRDPKYWDDVESFKPERFEHNSMDYIGNNYEYLPFGSGRRICPGMSFGLANVYFPLAQLLYHFDWKLPTGINPSELDLTEAPGAACTTKNDLHLIATPYQHCQE, from the exons ATGCAGTTCTTcaacttcttttcccttttcctttttgtGTCATTCCTCTTTTTATTTAAGAAATGGAAGAATTCCAATAGCCAAACCAAAAGATTGCCTCCAGGTCCATGGAAATTACCTATTCTTGGAAGCATGCTTCATATGCTAGGTGGACTTCCACATCATGTCCTTAGAGATTTAGCCAAAAAATATGGACCAATTATGCACCTTCAACTAGGCGAAGTTTCTCTGGTTGTTATTAGTTCTCCTGGGATGGCAAAAGAAGTACTAAAAACTCATGACCTCGCTTTTGCAAATAGGCCTTTACTTGTAGCTGCCAAGATTGTATGTTATAATGGGACGGACATTGCCTTTTCACCTTATGGCAATTACTGGAGACAAATGCGTAAAATTTGTCTCTTGGAATTGCTCAGTGCCAAAACTGTCAAGTCATTCAACTCAATTAGACAAGATGAAGTTCATCGTATGATTGAATTTTTTCGATCATCTTCTGGTAAGCCAGTTAATGTAACAAAAAGGATTGCTCTTTTCACAAACTCTATGACATGTAGATCAGCATTTGGACAAGAATATAAGAAGCAAGACGAATTTGTAGAACTAGTCAAAAAAGTGTCACACTTAATAGAAGGGTTTGATGTGGCTGATATATTCCCTTCACTGAAGTTTCTTCATGTGCTCACTGGAATGAAGGCTAAAGTTATGAATATACACAATGAAATAGATGCCATTCTtgaaaatatcatcaatgagCACAAGAAGACTTCAAAGAGCGATGGTGAATCAGGAGGTGAAGGTATAATTGGTGTACTGCTAAGACTTATGAAAGAGGGAGGCCTTCAATTTCCAATCACTAACGACAACATCAAAGCTATCATTTTT GACCTCTTTGGTGGGGGAACAGAAACTTCATCAACAACAATTAATTGGGCCATGGTCGAAATGATGAAGAATCCAAGTGTATTTTCCAAAGCTCAAGCAGAGGTAAGAAAAATCTTGAGAGGGAAAGAAACTTTTGATGAAATTGATGTCGAGGAGTTCAAATACCTAAAGATGGTCATTAAAGAAACTTTCAGACTCCATCCTCCACTACCTCTTTTGCTTCCAAGAGAATGTAGAGAAGAAACAGACTTAAACGGCTACACTATTCCATTGAAAACAAAAGTCGTGATTAATGCTTGGGCAATGGGAAGAGATCCAAAATATTGGGATGACGTAGAAAGCTTTAAACCTGAGAGATTTGAACACAACTCTATGGATTATATTGGTAataattatgaatatcttccctTTGGTAGCGGAAGGAGAATTTGCCCTGGAATGTCATTTGGTTTAGCAAATGTTTATTTTCCACTGGCTCAACTGTTGTATCACTTTGACTGGAAACTCCCAACTGGAATCAATCCAAGTGAACTGGACTTGACCGAGGCGCCTGGAGCAGCTTGTACTACAAAGAATGACCTACACTTGATCGCTACTCCTTATCAACATTGTCAAGAGTGA